The sequence below is a genomic window from Nitrospinota bacterium.
CCATGCGCTGGCCGGAAACCCGTCCGATGGATTGAACACCCGTTTTTCCGTGGACATGGACTGTATGGTCGCAGTTTCAGTCATACGCCTGGCTCCTTGTCAGTGGTTGGGCTTAAGAAGAAGATACGGCGGATATATTACCAAAACCTGGGGATGGCAGGAAGTGGGATTGGAGATGGAGGAGGAAAATATATTAGCGCCGCACAAGAGTGAAGACCCCGATTCCCCGATTCCGTTTATTTTCTATTCGACAAACAATCAAGAGCGGGTTTATTATTTTTTACAGCTTCAATAACTTCTAGGATGAATTCGGATTTATCCCTGTTTATACGTCGAAAAAGTTCCTTTGGTGTTGTCGTATTCGGGTCATTCTTTGCGCCCCAAAGAATGACTTCAAGAATTACGGGAATGAGACCAATCCCCCTCTGTGTAAGTTCGTAGATGTATTTCTTCTGATGCTCAGGGTCTTGGGTTTTAGTAATAATCCGACTATCTTCGAGTTTTTTAAGTCTATCAGTTAAGATATTGGTAGCTATTTTTTCGTTAGCTTCAAGAAACTCACCGAAGTAGCGCCTTCCCTTAAAAATCATATCGCGGATAATCAAAAGCGACCACTTGTCCCCAACTATATCCAGGGTAAAAGCGATAGGACAACCTGACTGTCTGCAATCTGTCTTACTTTTGGCCATAAATACATCATATAAATATGACTTGCATAATGCAACCACTTTGATACAATTACAACTGTACTTGCATATTGCAATCATACTAAGAAAAAGAAGGGGTATCTTAATGACTATGAATATTGGGGCGGTGATTGCCCAAGGGTTGTTGGGACTGATTTTTAGTGTTTTCGGATTGAACATGTTGGTCTTTTTTTTAGGAATCACGGATTCACCACCGATCAAACTTCCACCGATGCACGGAGAAGCGGGGGAGTTCATGGGCCTTTTGGTGAAGAGTAGATTTCAACTTTTTGTAAAAATCCTCGAAGTAACCGGCGGGATGCTCCTGCTCGTAAGTTTCGGCCTGCACAGGTATGCTCCTGTCGCTGTCGTGATTCTTGGGCCAATTGCCGTGAGTATTTTCCTATTTCATATCCTGTTTTTACCCTTCGATAAAAGAGTGTTCATGCCTATCGTGCTGCTGGCGTGCCTCGGAGTTCTTGTGGCGCGCTACTGGAGTCACTTTCAGGGGATATTTGACCCGCATTCCTGAAGCCATTCACTATTGATTGCGCTTCATAGCCGCAGATAACTATTATTCGTAAGGGAGTCCTTATTTATGCGCAACAACCGATTATGGATGGCGATTTCAGCGGCGATTGGGCTCGCCTTCTTCCTTATCGCCAACTTCACGGACTTCTTCGTAGGGTTGAATGTTGTGTCCGGCCTAATCCAAATCGTGATCAACATCTTTGTCTTTGTGACATGGTTTAGTGGGTATCGCTCTAGTAATGGTCGTGCGCGGCTCCTGGCGTTCTTCGGAGTCATTGCGCCACCTATATTGGCGGGAACTACGCTCTGCCGTGTTGTCATCCCTTTCTTCTTTAGGCTTGTTCATTGAACACTGTTAAGAAATGACTGCCGCCGCAGTGAGGACAGAGAAATGGGAATGGGGTCATAACAGAAATGGTGACCTTCACATACTCATACGCTGGTAACGTCGGAGCGGAAATTGCTCGTTTTGAGCCAGATCACAATGAGTGCCGAAGGGAATGAGGTCAGGTCTTTACGGCCGTTTACTTTGACTTTCTCATCAACCTGCTTAAAGTCGAATGGCGCCGCAAATTAAAACACCGCCGTCTTCACCGCTTCGAAGACTCTATTAATTCCCGCCCGGGCCCCGTTTCTCAAAGCCTGTGCATCCTATGCATTTTTCCGGGCTCATCATGACTTTGGAAAGCAGATAGTATGAAAACACCAGGGAAATGACAATCCCGCCGCTGACTATAAGCTCCAATATCGAGCGATGGAATTCGACGTCGCTCATTTCCTGGTGCACGCTCATCATGGCGCTTACCATCAAAATACGCCGGACGGATGAAATAAGGCCGATGATGAGAAACGGAGTCAACGAAATCCGCCGTTCGGTCAGGTATATAAGCACCGTGCTGAAAATTTCCAGAATGATGACAACCAGAAGGATATCGTTGACCACGTTGAGGATGTTTATCGTGGTAAGCCCCTTTGTCAGGTGCATTATCGTTATTCCGGTGATGGCCAGCGCCGAAACGAAAAGAATGACCGCGATTATGTAATATACAAAATCCTCGGCCATGTAGAACTTCTGCAATGCCCTGCGGGCGAGGACACGCTCCCCTATTTTATGGAATTTCTCTTTCACCGCGCCGCAGCGTGGGCAGGTCCAGTCGCGCGGGACATCCTCAAACCGGACGCCGGGCGCCACGCCGGACTGGGCGTCCCCTTTTTCCTGCTGATATATGTATCCGCATATGGAGCATTCCCAGTTTTCCATTCACACACCGTTAAAAGGTTACGTTTTCATTCCCCGGAGGACTGGACCGAGGACTTAACAATCAACATTATCATCAACCGGCTGCAAGCAAACAGCGCCGCGAACTAATTCGTCACCGCTTTTTTCACCGCATCCACAACCTTGTCCTGATCTTCCTGCGTCAGGTACGGCCCCATAGGAAGGCTCATCACCTCATCGGCCGCCTTTTCCGCCAGCGGAAAACTCCC
It includes:
- a CDS encoding helix-turn-helix transcriptional regulator, with amino-acid sequence MAKSKTDCRQSGCPIAFTLDIVGDKWSLLIIRDMIFKGRRYFGEFLEANEKIATNILTDRLKKLEDSRIITKTQDPEHQKKYIYELTQRGIGLIPVILEVILWGAKNDPNTTTPKELFRRINRDKSEFILEVIEAVKNNKPALDCLSNRK
- a CDS encoding rubredoxin yields the protein MENWECSICGYIYQQEKGDAQSGVAPGVRFEDVPRDWTCPRCGAVKEKFHKIGERVLARRALQKFYMAEDFVYYIIAVILFVSALAITGITIMHLTKGLTTINILNVVNDILLVVIILEIFSTVLIYLTERRISLTPFLIIGLISSVRRILMVSAMMSVHQEMSDVEFHRSILELIVSGGIVISLVFSYYLLSKVMMSPEKCIGCTGFEKRGPGGN